Proteins encoded within one genomic window of Saccharopolyspora pogona:
- the tsaB gene encoding tRNA (adenosine(37)-N6)-threonylcarbamoyltransferase complex dimerization subunit type 1 TsaB — MLVIALDTSTPAVTAGLVALDDGSPRVLAERVTVNPRAHGELLMPQLVDVMTEAGRELADADAIVVGAGPGPFTGLRVGMATAAALGQACGRPVHPVCSLDAIAAQAAAEGPLLVATDARRKEVYWAAYDAERTRIDGPHVQRPAAVPTGDFGVAAGEMAEALGIEVVGPRYPTPVGLVAAARAVLQSEPAPLVPLYLRRPDAEAPGKRKSVLTRGGK; from the coding sequence GTGCTCGTCATTGCGCTGGACACCTCGACCCCCGCGGTCACGGCCGGGCTGGTCGCCCTGGACGACGGTTCGCCGCGCGTCCTCGCCGAGCGCGTCACGGTCAACCCGCGTGCGCACGGCGAACTCCTCATGCCGCAGCTGGTGGACGTCATGACCGAGGCTGGGCGCGAACTCGCCGATGCCGATGCGATCGTCGTCGGCGCCGGCCCCGGCCCGTTCACCGGCCTCCGCGTCGGCATGGCCACCGCAGCGGCGCTCGGCCAGGCCTGCGGCCGCCCCGTGCACCCCGTGTGCAGCCTCGACGCGATCGCCGCGCAGGCCGCCGCCGAAGGCCCCCTGCTGGTCGCCACCGATGCGCGCCGCAAGGAGGTCTACTGGGCCGCCTACGACGCCGAGCGGACCCGGATCGACGGCCCGCACGTGCAGCGCCCGGCAGCGGTCCCGACCGGCGATTTCGGCGTGGCCGCAGGGGAAATGGCCGAGGCGCTGGGCATCGAGGTCGTCGGGCCGCGCTACCCCACTCCGGTGGGGCTGGTCGCGGCGGCGCGTGCGGTGCTGCAGTCCGAGCCTGCCCCGCTGGTGCCGCTCTACCTGCGGCGGCCGGACGCCGAAGCGCCGGGCAAGCGGAAATCCGTGCTGACCAGGGGTGGGAAGTGA
- the tsaD gene encoding tRNA (adenosine(37)-N6)-threonylcarbamoyltransferase complex transferase subunit TsaD, with protein sequence MTADRVVLGIESSCDETGVGLVRLAADGTVELLADAVASSVDEHARFGGVVPEIASRAHLAAMAPTMRRALDESGLELSDVDAIAVTAGPGLAGALMVGVAAAKAYSAVLGVPLFGVNHLGGHVAVDTLEHGPLPERCLALLVSGGHTQLLLVEGIGEQITEIGSTIDDAAGEAYDKVARILDLPYPGGPPIDKQAKLGNPKAVAFPRGLTGPRDSRYDFSFSGLKTAVARWVETEQRAGREIPVADVCASFQEAVADVLTAKAVRAARDLDVDTLVISGGVAANSRLSELAAQRCAEAGITLRVPRPRLCTDNGAMIAALGAHVLAAGAKPSPLDMPANPGLPVGTIVVQ encoded by the coding sequence ATGACTGCGGACCGAGTGGTGCTCGGCATCGAGAGCTCGTGCGACGAGACCGGCGTTGGCCTGGTCCGACTGGCCGCCGACGGCACGGTCGAGCTGCTGGCCGACGCGGTGGCGTCCAGCGTCGACGAGCACGCCCGCTTCGGCGGCGTCGTGCCGGAGATCGCCAGCCGCGCGCACCTGGCGGCGATGGCCCCGACGATGCGCCGTGCGCTGGACGAATCCGGCCTCGAACTGTCCGATGTGGACGCCATCGCGGTCACCGCGGGGCCGGGCCTGGCCGGGGCGCTGATGGTCGGCGTCGCGGCGGCCAAGGCCTACTCGGCCGTGCTGGGCGTGCCGCTGTTCGGCGTCAACCACCTCGGCGGGCACGTCGCGGTCGACACCCTCGAACACGGGCCGCTGCCGGAGCGCTGCCTGGCGCTGCTCGTCTCCGGCGGGCACACGCAGCTGCTGTTGGTGGAGGGCATCGGGGAGCAGATCACCGAGATCGGCTCCACGATCGACGACGCCGCCGGCGAGGCCTACGACAAGGTGGCCCGCATCCTCGACCTGCCGTACCCGGGCGGCCCGCCCATCGACAAGCAGGCGAAGCTGGGCAACCCGAAGGCCGTCGCGTTCCCGCGCGGGCTCACCGGGCCCCGCGACTCCAGGTACGACTTCTCCTTCTCCGGGCTGAAGACGGCGGTCGCGCGCTGGGTCGAGACCGAGCAGCGCGCGGGCCGGGAGATTCCGGTGGCGGACGTGTGCGCGTCGTTCCAGGAGGCCGTGGCCGACGTGCTGACGGCGAAGGCGGTGCGCGCGGCGCGGGATCTGGACGTGGACACGCTGGTGATCTCCGGCGGTGTCGCGGCGAACTCCCGCCTGTCGGAGCTGGCGGCCCAGCGCTGCGCGGAAGCGGGCATCACGCTCCGCGTGCCGCGCCCCCGCCTGTGCACCGACAACGGCGCGATGATCGCGGCGCTCGGCGCCCACGTCCTTGCCGCGGGCGCCAAGCCATCGCCTCTGGACATGCCCGCCAACCCGGGTCTCCCGGTCGGCACCATCGTCGTCCAGTAG
- a CDS encoding WhiB family transcriptional regulator produces the protein MADTRRLPGPNADIWDWQIRGSCRGMDSAYFFHPDGERGPARARREAKAKEVCQHCPVIAQCRTHALAVQEPYGIWGGLSESEREVIIKARKRQQLAVAAS, from the coding sequence ATGGCAGACACTCGACGTCTTCCAGGACCGAACGCCGATATCTGGGATTGGCAGATACGGGGCTCCTGTCGAGGCATGGACAGCGCGTACTTCTTTCATCCGGACGGCGAGCGCGGCCCGGCGCGAGCCCGGCGCGAGGCGAAGGCGAAAGAGGTGTGCCAACACTGCCCGGTGATCGCGCAGTGCCGGACCCATGCACTTGCCGTGCAGGAGCCGTACGGCATCTGGGGCGGACTGTCGGAATCGGAGCGAGAAGTGATCATCAAGGCGCGCAAGCGCCAGCAGCTGGCGGTCGCGGCCAGCTGA
- a CDS encoding SanA/YdcF family protein: MGLPSGWSWVRSAGRIKAVRDVRATEFALVLGAGVRWDGLPSRILQGRLDVARALFKAGKVRRIIVSGSPESRGHSEPAVMRHYLVSHGIPASSVVLDESGVDTWSSCRRASEDFKLREITVVTTRFHLRRAVALCRRAGIDAHGVGHDAAADGLRRVSARGARREFLATTKAFWWRR, translated from the coding sequence GTGGGGCTGCCATCCGGTTGGTCGTGGGTGCGCAGCGCCGGGCGCATCAAGGCGGTTCGCGACGTGCGCGCAACCGAGTTCGCGCTCGTGCTCGGCGCGGGGGTGCGCTGGGACGGCCTACCGAGCCGGATCCTGCAGGGCCGGTTGGACGTGGCGCGCGCGTTGTTCAAGGCGGGCAAGGTCCGGCGGATCATCGTCAGCGGCAGCCCGGAATCCCGCGGGCATAGCGAGCCCGCCGTGATGCGGCATTACTTGGTGTCCCACGGGATTCCCGCGTCCTCGGTGGTCCTGGACGAGTCCGGTGTGGACACTTGGTCCTCCTGCCGGCGTGCCTCCGAGGACTTCAAGCTGCGCGAGATCACCGTCGTGACCACGCGGTTCCACCTCCGCCGCGCCGTGGCGCTGTGCCGGCGCGCAGGCATCGACGCCCACGGCGTCGGCCACGACGCGGCTGCCGACGGCCTGCGCCGGGTCTCCGCCCGCGGTGCCCGGCGCGAGTTCCTCGCCACCACCAAGGCCTTCTGGTGGCGCCGTTGA
- the groL gene encoding chaperonin GroEL (60 kDa chaperone family; promotes refolding of misfolded polypeptides especially under stressful conditions; forms two stacked rings of heptamers to form a barrel-shaped 14mer; ends can be capped by GroES; misfolded proteins enter the barrel where they are refolded when GroES binds) encodes MAKQITFDEQARRALERGVNQLADAVKVTLGPRGRHVVLDKQFGGPQVTNDGVTIAREIELSDPFENLGAQLAKNVATKTNDVAGDGTTTATVLAQALVREGLRNLAAGANPAALNKGVQAATDAVVEALKAKATPVKGRDNIAQIATVSSRDETIGALIGEAMEKVGEDGVISIEESSTLATELEITEGVQFDKGFISPHFVTDAERQEAVLEDVQILVHREKISSLQDLLPLLEKIAQGGKPLLIIAEDVEGEALSTLAVNALRKTLKVVAVKAPFFGDRRKAFLDDLAVATGAQVIAPEVGLKLSEAGPEVLGSARRVTVTKDTTTIVDGRGKAEDVKERADQIRKEIEATDSDWDREKLQERLAKLAGGVAVIKVGAATETELKERKSRIEDAVAAAKAAAEEGSVPGGGSSLIHAAKVLADGLGLTGDEATGVQLVRRALDAPLFWIAHNAGQEGAVVVSKVRDLDWGAGYNAATGEYGDLVQSGIVDPLKVTRSAVANAASIARMVITTESAIVEKPEEKPEAAGHGHGHGH; translated from the coding sequence ATGGCTAAGCAGATCACCTTCGACGAGCAGGCGCGCCGCGCGCTGGAGCGCGGTGTCAACCAGCTCGCCGACGCGGTGAAGGTCACCCTCGGGCCGCGCGGTCGGCACGTCGTGCTGGACAAGCAGTTCGGCGGGCCGCAGGTCACCAACGACGGCGTGACCATCGCCCGCGAGATCGAGCTGAGCGACCCGTTCGAGAACCTGGGCGCCCAGCTCGCCAAGAACGTCGCGACGAAGACCAACGACGTCGCCGGCGACGGCACCACCACCGCCACCGTGCTCGCCCAGGCGCTGGTCCGTGAGGGCCTGCGCAACCTGGCCGCGGGCGCCAACCCGGCGGCGCTGAACAAGGGCGTCCAGGCGGCCACCGACGCCGTCGTCGAGGCGCTCAAGGCCAAGGCCACCCCGGTCAAGGGCCGCGACAACATCGCCCAGATCGCCACCGTCTCCTCCCGCGACGAGACCATCGGCGCGCTGATCGGCGAGGCGATGGAGAAGGTCGGCGAGGACGGCGTGATCAGCATCGAGGAGTCCTCGACGCTGGCCACCGAGCTGGAGATCACCGAGGGCGTCCAGTTCGACAAGGGCTTCATCTCCCCGCACTTCGTCACCGACGCGGAGCGGCAGGAGGCGGTGCTGGAGGACGTGCAGATCCTGGTGCACCGGGAGAAGATCTCCAGCCTGCAGGACCTGCTGCCGCTGCTGGAGAAGATCGCGCAGGGCGGCAAGCCGCTGCTGATCATCGCCGAGGACGTCGAGGGCGAGGCGCTGTCCACCCTGGCCGTCAACGCGCTCCGCAAGACGCTGAAGGTCGTCGCGGTCAAGGCACCGTTCTTCGGCGACCGCCGCAAGGCGTTCCTGGACGACCTCGCGGTCGCCACCGGTGCCCAGGTCATCGCGCCGGAGGTCGGGCTCAAGCTGTCCGAGGCCGGCCCCGAGGTCCTCGGTTCGGCCCGCCGGGTCACCGTGACCAAGGACACCACGACCATTGTGGACGGCCGTGGCAAGGCCGAGGACGTCAAGGAGCGGGCAGACCAGATCCGCAAGGAGATCGAGGCCACCGACTCCGACTGGGACCGCGAGAAGCTGCAGGAGCGGCTGGCCAAGCTGGCCGGCGGCGTCGCGGTGATCAAGGTCGGTGCGGCCACCGAGACGGAGCTCAAGGAGCGCAAGTCGCGCATCGAGGACGCCGTCGCCGCCGCCAAGGCAGCGGCGGAGGAGGGCAGCGTCCCCGGCGGTGGGTCCAGCCTGATCCACGCCGCCAAGGTGCTGGCCGACGGCCTCGGGCTCACCGGTGACGAGGCCACCGGCGTGCAGCTGGTGCGCCGCGCGCTGGACGCCCCGCTGTTCTGGATCGCCCACAACGCGGGCCAGGAAGGCGCCGTCGTGGTCTCCAAGGTCCGCGACCTCGACTGGGGCGCCGGCTACAACGCGGCGACCGGTGAGTACGGCGACCTGGTCCAGTCCGGCATCGTCGACCCGCTGAAGGTGACCCGCTCCGCGGTCGCCAACGCGGCCTCCATCGCCCGCATGGTGATCACTACCGAGAGCGCAATCGTGGAGAAGCCGGAGGAGAAGCCGGAAGCCGCCGGGCACGGGCACGGGCACGGGCACTGA
- the groES gene encoding co-chaperone GroES: protein MASIKPLEDKIVVQASEAETTTASGIVIPDTAKEKPQEGKVLAVGPGRVDDKGNRIPVDVKEGDVVIYSKYGGTEVKYNGEEYLILSARDVLAVVN from the coding sequence GTGGCGAGCATTAAGCCGCTTGAGGACAAGATCGTGGTCCAGGCGAGCGAGGCCGAGACGACGACTGCGTCCGGCATCGTGATCCCGGACACCGCCAAGGAAAAGCCCCAGGAGGGCAAGGTTCTGGCTGTCGGCCCGGGTCGCGTCGACGACAAGGGAAACCGCATCCCGGTAGATGTCAAGGAAGGCGACGTCGTCATCTACTCGAAGTACGGCGGCACCGAGGTCAAGTACAACGGCGAGGAGTACCTGATCCTCTCCGCCCGCGACGTGCTGGCAGTCGTCAACTGA
- a CDS encoding MarR family winged helix-turn-helix transcriptional regulator, which translates to MNQIDLGEDPLALDRQVCFALSVASRNVISVYRPLLAPLNLTHPQYLVMLALWEQSPRSAKDLCGALQADPATLSPLLKRLESIGYLERRRSTEDERLLAVGLTDKGRELRAEAEKIPYRVVELLDMQVSELEQLNETLTKVITATRRVLDAE; encoded by the coding sequence ATGAACCAGATCGACCTCGGCGAGGACCCGCTCGCCCTCGATCGCCAGGTGTGCTTCGCGCTCTCCGTCGCCTCGCGCAACGTCATCTCCGTCTACCGGCCGCTGCTGGCGCCGCTCAACCTGACGCACCCGCAGTACCTCGTGATGCTCGCGCTCTGGGAGCAGTCGCCGCGATCGGCGAAGGACCTCTGCGGCGCCCTCCAGGCCGATCCGGCCACCTTGTCGCCGCTGCTCAAGCGCCTCGAATCGATCGGCTACCTCGAACGGCGCCGCAGCACCGAGGACGAGCGGCTGCTCGCCGTCGGGCTGACGGACAAGGGCCGGGAGCTGCGCGCCGAGGCCGAGAAGATCCCGTACCGCGTCGTCGAACTCCTCGACATGCAGGTCTCCGAACTGGAGCAACTGAACGAGACGCTGACCAAGGTGATCACGGCGACCCGCCGCGTCCTCGACGCCGAATAG
- a CDS encoding transposase, with translation MTSCHRSWLIRSAGPPEIRRCLDELEAEEAAAAAAAAEKNTQARLHLQRVAIEPVPGRLPAGVDRVEAARARLERERARRQGEIDAYNAAVAAALAEGRPRPLGRRVSDPEGGKRMKKARAALEAALAAAEATSENNRTTTSNNGSNNGGKKEDTPPQRNVTDPDSRIMPTRRGWIQGFNAQFAVSADHVITTLGLSDNPADTGEFADMLTRTQATAEWLNTHRDTPEDIGTALFDAGYFSDDNLTHPGPDRLIAPGKSRHIQREAATNPASGPPPEGATPVEAMRHRLRTPEAATLYKKRGATVEPVNGLIKDRHRLRRFSLRGLAACLGELNLTAATHNLRRLFTTLHTTTT, from the coding sequence GTGACGAGCTGCCACCGGAGCTGGTTGATCCGGTCGGCCGGGCCGCCGGAGATCCGGCGTTGTCTGGACGAGCTGGAAGCCGAAGAGGCCGCCGCCGCCGCAGCAGCGGCCGAGAAGAACACCCAGGCTCGGTTGCATCTGCAACGGGTGGCCATCGAGCCGGTGCCTGGTCGTCTGCCGGCGGGGGTGGACCGTGTCGAGGCGGCGCGGGCCCGGCTGGAGCGGGAACGCGCCCGTCGCCAGGGCGAGATCGACGCCTACAACGCCGCGGTCGCCGCCGCGCTGGCGGAAGGCCGCCCACGGCCGCTGGGGCGGCGGGTCAGTGATCCCGAGGGCGGCAAACGGATGAAGAAAGCCCGCGCGGCGCTGGAGGCCGCACTCGCCGCAGCAGAGGCCACCAGCGAGAACAACCGGACCACAACCAGCAACAACGGCAGCAACAACGGCGGTAAGAAAGAGGACACGCCGCCGCAGCGCAACGTCACCGATCCCGACAGCAGGATCATGCCTACCCGGCGGGGCTGGATCCAGGGGTTCAATGCCCAGTTCGCGGTCTCAGCCGACCATGTCATCACCACGCTGGGACTGAGCGACAATCCCGCTGATACCGGCGAGTTCGCGGACATGCTCACCCGCACTCAGGCCACCGCCGAGTGGCTCAACACCCACCGTGACACCCCTGAGGACATCGGCACGGCCCTGTTCGACGCGGGCTACTTCAGCGACGACAACCTCACCCATCCCGGGCCGGACCGGCTGATCGCGCCAGGGAAATCCCGTCATATCCAGCGCGAGGCCGCCACCAATCCCGCCAGCGGCCCACCCCCTGAGGGCGCCACCCCCGTCGAGGCCATGCGTCACCGGCTGCGCACCCCCGAGGCAGCGACGCTCTACAAGAAACGCGGCGCCACCGTCGAACCTGTGAACGGCCTCATCAAAGACCGCCACCGACTCCGGCGGTTCAGCCTGCGCGGCCTGGCCGCTTGCCTCGGCGAACTCAACCTCACCGCCGCAACCCACAACCTCCGCCGCCTGTTCACCACCCTCCACACCACCACAACCTGA
- a CDS encoding IS630 family transposase, producing the protein MIAGVRDARRLSPEAQEDLRRRVVAAVHGGMSQVEAARVFAVAPQSVSRWVQAWRKRGSKGLTGRRRGRKPGEQKALSARRQRKLRYAVAEHTPATFGLTGLVWTRKTVAELIRVRHGIVLNLRTVGNYLRSWGLSPQKPIRKAYEQDPESVRRWLEEDYLAIAARARREGALILWLDQTGIRSDATVARTWAPAGQTPVVGKTGKRFSVNAMCAIGNKGELYFTVYTGSFNGKVFLSFLDRLTRHLDRKVHLIVDGHPVHRRKTIQQWITKHAEAIAMHFLPG; encoded by the coding sequence ATGATCGCTGGTGTGCGGGACGCGCGGAGGTTGTCGCCTGAGGCGCAGGAGGATTTGCGGCGCAGGGTGGTCGCTGCTGTTCATGGTGGGATGAGTCAGGTCGAGGCGGCCCGGGTGTTCGCGGTGGCCCCGCAGTCGGTGTCCAGATGGGTGCAGGCGTGGCGGAAACGTGGCTCGAAGGGTCTCACCGGGCGTCGCCGGGGTCGCAAGCCCGGCGAGCAGAAAGCGTTGAGTGCCCGCCGGCAGCGCAAGCTGCGGTATGCGGTGGCCGAGCACACCCCGGCCACGTTCGGGCTGACCGGCCTGGTGTGGACCCGCAAGACAGTGGCCGAGCTGATCCGGGTGCGCCACGGCATCGTGTTGAACCTGCGCACCGTCGGCAACTACCTGCGTTCCTGGGGATTGTCGCCGCAGAAACCGATCCGCAAGGCCTACGAACAGGACCCCGAGTCCGTACGCCGATGGCTGGAGGAGGACTACCTGGCCATCGCCGCCCGCGCCCGCCGCGAGGGCGCACTGATCCTGTGGCTGGACCAGACCGGGATCCGCTCCGACGCCACCGTAGCCCGCACCTGGGCACCGGCGGGCCAGACACCGGTGGTGGGCAAAACGGGCAAACGATTCAGCGTGAACGCGATGTGCGCGATCGGGAACAAAGGCGAGCTGTACTTCACCGTCTACACCGGCTCGTTCAACGGCAAGGTGTTCCTGTCGTTCCTGGACCGGCTGACCCGCCATCTGGACCGCAAGGTCCACCTGATCGTTGACGGACACCCCGTCCACCGCCGCAAGACTATCCAGCAATGGATCACCAAGCACGCTGAGGCGATCGCGATGCACTTCCTGCCGGGATAA
- a CDS encoding Uma2 family endonuclease produces the protein MTAVPHPSHSGSSLQRPLTVREYAELGEDDRHRYELQEGSLVVSPSPAPDHMIAIANLILQLAGQVPAGFKAIPDVDVDLELVSPDKPGFSRRPDLVVVPQAATGRVREEGGLLRASEAVLVVEVVSLASRRTDHVIKRDEYADAGIPHYWIVDLDEPVSLLACHLAEPFGYQDPGDVAGEFVTEVPFPVRLRLDELVE, from the coding sequence ATGACTGCCGTACCGCACCCGTCGCATTCGGGGTCGTCGCTGCAGAGACCGCTGACGGTCCGGGAATACGCCGAACTTGGCGAAGACGATCGCCACCGCTACGAACTCCAAGAGGGAAGCCTGGTCGTGTCGCCGAGCCCTGCACCCGATCACATGATCGCGATCGCGAACCTGATCTTGCAGCTCGCCGGGCAGGTTCCTGCCGGGTTCAAGGCCATCCCGGACGTGGACGTAGACCTGGAGCTCGTGTCGCCGGACAAACCGGGGTTCTCGCGGCGGCCGGACCTAGTCGTCGTCCCACAGGCTGCCACCGGAAGGGTGCGAGAGGAAGGCGGCCTGCTGCGGGCGAGCGAAGCGGTGCTCGTCGTCGAGGTCGTTTCTCTGGCGTCCCGGCGCACCGACCACGTGATCAAGCGCGACGAGTACGCCGACGCGGGAATTCCGCACTACTGGATCGTCGACCTCGATGAGCCGGTGTCGTTGCTCGCCTGCCACCTCGCCGAGCCGTTCGGCTACCAAGATCCGGGGGACGTTGCGGGCGAGTTCGTCACAGAGGTTCCGTTCCCGGTCCGGCTTCGGCTGGACGAGCTGGTGGAATGA
- the allB gene encoding allantoinase AllB has product MPEPATGAFDVVFRARRLIGPNGETSGSVGVRDGRIAAVEPLDAQLDAARTIELAEDEVLLPGLVDSHVHVNDPGRTEWEGFDTATRAAAAGGVTTILDMPLNSLPPTIDTGALEVKRKAAREKAHVDVGFWGGAVHGNLAELRGLHEAGVFGFKCFLLHSGVDEFPPLNPTELDEALRELARYDALMIVHAEDSDAIEHAPTAHGETYGDFLNSRPRGAENVAIAQVIELARRIGARVHILHLSSSDALPMIASARADGVRVTVETCPHYLSFSAEEVPDGATQFKCCPPIREARNRELLWRGLADGIIDCVVSDHSPCTPELKRFDIGDFGVAWGGVSSLQLGLSAVWTQARVRGHGLADVVQWMSRKPADLAGLQRKGSIAVGNDADFCVFAPDDAFVVDVAKLHHRNPVSPYHGRPLSGVVRETWLRGKQIVGPDVETTAPQGNLLTRQGG; this is encoded by the coding sequence TTGCCCGAACCAGCCACCGGGGCGTTCGACGTCGTGTTCCGCGCGCGACGGCTCATCGGCCCGAACGGGGAGACGTCCGGCAGCGTCGGCGTCCGCGACGGCCGCATCGCCGCCGTCGAGCCGCTGGACGCCCAGCTCGACGCCGCCCGCACCATCGAGCTCGCCGAGGACGAGGTCCTGCTGCCGGGGTTGGTCGACAGCCACGTGCACGTCAACGACCCGGGCCGCACGGAGTGGGAGGGCTTCGACACCGCCACCCGCGCTGCGGCGGCCGGCGGCGTCACGACCATCCTCGACATGCCGCTGAACAGCCTGCCGCCGACGATCGACACCGGCGCGCTGGAGGTCAAGCGCAAGGCGGCGCGCGAGAAGGCGCACGTCGACGTCGGCTTCTGGGGCGGCGCGGTGCACGGCAACCTCGCCGAGCTGCGCGGGCTGCACGAGGCCGGCGTGTTCGGCTTCAAGTGCTTCCTGCTGCACTCCGGGGTCGACGAGTTCCCGCCGCTGAACCCGACCGAGCTGGACGAGGCGCTGCGCGAACTGGCCCGCTACGACGCGCTGATGATCGTGCACGCCGAGGACTCCGACGCCATCGAGCATGCCCCGACGGCGCACGGCGAGACCTACGGCGACTTCCTGAACTCCCGGCCGCGCGGCGCCGAGAACGTGGCGATCGCGCAGGTCATCGAGCTGGCGCGGCGCATCGGGGCGCGGGTGCACATCCTGCACCTGTCGTCGTCGGACGCGTTGCCGATGATCGCCTCGGCGCGCGCCGACGGCGTCCGGGTCACCGTCGAGACCTGCCCGCACTACCTGAGCTTCAGCGCCGAGGAGGTCCCCGACGGCGCCACCCAGTTCAAGTGCTGCCCGCCGATCCGCGAGGCCCGCAACCGCGAACTGCTGTGGCGGGGCCTGGCCGACGGGATCATCGACTGCGTGGTCAGCGACCACTCGCCGTGCACCCCGGAGCTCAAGCGCTTCGACATCGGTGACTTCGGCGTGGCCTGGGGCGGGGTTTCCAGCCTCCAGCTGGGCCTTTCGGCGGTGTGGACGCAGGCGCGGGTGCGCGGCCACGGCCTCGCGGACGTCGTGCAGTGGATGTCCCGCAAGCCCGCCGACCTCGCCGGGCTGCAGCGCAAGGGCTCCATCGCGGTCGGCAACGACGCGGACTTCTGCGTGTTCGCGCCGGACGACGCGTTCGTCGTCGACGTCGCCAAGCTGCACCACCGCAACCCGGTCTCGCCGTACCACGGGCGCCCGCTGTCCGGCGTGGTGCGCGAAACCTGGCTGCGTGGCAAGCAGATCGTCGGCCCGGACGTGGAAACGACCGCGCCGCAAGGGAATTTGCTCACCCGCCAGGGCGGCTAG
- a CDS encoding LGFP repeat-containing protein, which yields MNSSDHPAPQILLRLRRQPPRVPHTSDHARTTKITPISSRSITATRRARQVRPADHDELSTPDGAGTTTSSGDRRLPGIDLLERATGSHDVYGRMRERWSALGWERSYLGYPKTGEFAVPGGRSNDFQYGYIQWPAANGTTTDGRY from the coding sequence ATGAACAGCAGCGACCACCCTGCGCCGCAAATCCTCCTGCGCCTCAGGCGACAACCTCCGCGCGTCCCGCACACCAGCGATCATGCCAGAACAACGAAGATCACACCTATAAGTTCCCGATCAATAACTGCAACTCGGCGCGCACGGCAAGTTCGGCCCGCCGACCATGACGAACTGTCCACACCGGACGGTGCCGGTACAACCACTTCGTCGGGTGACCGCCGACTTCCCGGCATCGATCTACTGGAGCGGGCAACCGGATCGCACGACGTGTACGGGCGGATGCGCGAACGCTGGTCCGCGCTCGGCTGGGAACGTTCGTACCTGGGCTACCCGAAGACCGGCGAGTTCGCGGTCCCGGGCGGTCGCAGCAACGACTTCCAGTACGGATACATCCAGTGGCCCGCCGCGAACGGCACGACGACGGACGGGAGGTACTGA
- a CDS encoding DUF5313 family protein, translated as MVADRRIRPNPVQWIWYAFGGRLPERCREWVLQDITCRTWVLRHLARSLVQISPGLLFLLLPGPFWIRAMSVLGGVILAVWYSMSYLEHTSEYRLVKHGYPLGTGKEVREQARAAVRAQRAQRYAELYRHQPEQ; from the coding sequence GTGGTCGCTGACCGACGAATCCGGCCCAACCCGGTGCAGTGGATCTGGTACGCCTTCGGCGGGCGGTTGCCGGAGCGCTGCCGCGAATGGGTGCTGCAGGACATCACCTGCCGCACCTGGGTGCTGCGGCACCTCGCGCGCAGCCTGGTCCAGATCTCCCCGGGGCTGCTCTTCCTGCTGCTGCCGGGGCCGTTCTGGATCCGGGCGATGTCTGTGCTGGGCGGGGTGATCCTGGCGGTCTGGTACTCGATGTCGTACCTGGAGCACACCAGCGAGTACCGGCTCGTCAAGCACGGCTACCCGTTGGGCACGGGCAAGGAGGTGCGCGAGCAGGCGAGGGCCGCCGTTCGCGCCCAGCGGGCGCAGCGGTACGCCGAGCTCTACCGCCACCAGCCGGAGCAGTGA
- the rimI gene encoding ribosomal protein S18-alanine N-acetyltransferase produces the protein MRVLKLRRSDLKRCAELEQVLFPGDDPWSWAAFAAELDQGHFYVGAYVDEHLIGYAGLAVVGRAPHAEAEVHTIGVDPAHQGSGVGRALLRALLARADAQRATTFLEVRTDNEAAIGMYRKHGFEIVGLRKRYYQPSGADAHTMRRPASPAETAETVTAEGAS, from the coding sequence CTGCGGGTGCTGAAGCTGCGCCGCAGCGACCTGAAGCGCTGCGCGGAGCTGGAGCAGGTGCTCTTCCCCGGTGACGACCCGTGGTCGTGGGCCGCGTTCGCCGCGGAGCTCGACCAGGGCCACTTCTACGTCGGCGCCTACGTCGACGAGCACCTGATCGGATACGCCGGGCTCGCCGTCGTCGGCCGAGCGCCGCACGCCGAAGCCGAGGTGCACACCATCGGCGTCGACCCGGCGCACCAGGGCAGCGGCGTGGGCAGGGCGCTGCTGCGCGCGCTGCTGGCCAGGGCCGACGCGCAGCGGGCGACGACGTTCCTGGAAGTGCGCACCGACAACGAAGCCGCGATCGGGATGTACCGGAAGCACGGCTTCGAGATCGTCGGGCTGCGCAAGCGCTACTACCAGCCGTCCGGGGCGGATGCGCACACCATGCGACGTCCCGCATCCCCGGCGGAAACTGCGGAGACGGTCACTGCGGAGGGCGCGTCATGA